The following DNA comes from Micromonospora chokoriensis.
CCACGCAACACCCTCGTCACCGAACCTTGATCGCCAAGGGTGGCCTGACGGGCGGTTACCGGCGTTCGGGTACCGTCGGAGCGTAGGACGGGAGAACATGGGGGGTGCACCGGTGGCCGAGGTCGCGACCGATCAGCTGCAGGTCTGGGTGGACCAGGATCTCTGCACAGGCGACGGTCTCTGCGTGCAGTACGCGCCGGAGGTCTTCGAGTTCGACATCGACGGCCTGGCGTACGTCAAGCGCGCCGACGGTGAACTGCTGTTGGCGCCGGGCAGCCGGGTCGACGTGCCCGCCCACCTGCGGCTCGAAGTGATCGACTCCGCGAAGGAATGCCCGGGCGACTGCATCCACGTGGTGCGCGGCGACGGTGTCGAGGTCGCCGGCCCGGACGCCGAGGACGACTGACCGACCGCACCGGCCGGGCCGCGCGGGCCCGGCCGGAGCCCCGAAGAAGGGGTACGCCTCAGAGCATCGGACGGCCGACCACCGAGGCGACCAGCCGCGCGAATTCCTCCAACCGGGCGATCTGCCCGGCCCCGCCGTCGTCGAGGGTCTTGCCGAAGCGCAGCGCGTCGTGTCGTGGCGTGCCGGCCATCTCCTCGCTCGGCGGCGCCTCGTCGAGTGAGGTCAGCAGCAGGTAGACGTCGATGCTGTCGACCCGGATCTCACCGCTGTCG
Coding sequences within:
- a CDS encoding ferredoxin, whose translation is MAEVATDQLQVWVDQDLCTGDGLCVQYAPEVFEFDIDGLAYVKRADGELLLAPGSRVDVPAHLRLEVIDSAKECPGDCIHVVRGDGVEVAGPDAEDD